Proteins co-encoded in one Aphelocoma coerulescens isolate FSJ_1873_10779 chromosome 21, UR_Acoe_1.0, whole genome shotgun sequence genomic window:
- the HSPB7 gene encoding heat shock protein beta-7, translated as MELFGSFVRPHGETLGFPARPGNTGVVKTLGNTYQFTVDVSDFAPEDIIVTTSNNQIEVHAEKRATDGTVMNTFTHKCQLPEDVDPTSVSSSLGDNGMLTIRAQRRPAKHSEHVQQTFRTEIKI; from the exons ATGGAGCTTTTCGGGAGCTTTGTCCGGCCCCACGGGGAGAccttggggttcccag CTCGCCCCGGTAACACGGGCGTGGTGAAGACCCTGGGGAACACCTATCAGTTCACGGTGGACGTCAGCGACTTCGCGCCCGAGGACATCATCGTCACCACCTCCAACAACCAGATCGAGGTGCACGCCGAGAAG aggGCCACGGACGGCACCGTCATGAACACCTTCACCCACAAGTGCCAGCTGCCTGAAGACGTGGACCCCACGTCCGTGTCGTCCTCGCTGGGGGACAACGGGATGTTGACCATCCGGGCTCAGCGCCGGCCGGCCAAGCACTCCGAGCATGTCCAGCAAACCTTCCGGACTGAGATCAAGATCTGA
- the CLCNKA gene encoding chloride channel protein ClC-Ka isoform X1, with the protein MERPLPGGARGEKEEKEEERVLVSEHSWRPCPTARRRLRGCLEWVKRQLFRVGEDWYFLFILGVLMATISFTMDIIVARLYAAHTWLYREIGDIGVLKYLSWTLYPTALAAFSTGFSQSITPHSGGSGIPELKTILMGVVLEDYLAIQNFGAKVVGLTCTLVCGSTLFLGKVGPYVHLSAMAAAYLGKMRTTVTREYENKFKQHEMLVAAQAVGVATVFGAPISGVLFSIEVMSPHFAVRDYWRGFFAATCGAFMFRLLAVFNSEQETIAAVFKSDLQIDFPFDLLETFFFVILGTICGIVACAYLFCQRWTMVAVKKNWLTAKLLATDKPVYTVLVVLLLASITFPPGLGQFMASRLTMKEYLTSLFDSRTWGTLAPNASGMAKPGGLWQEWDHPSATIYGTLTFFLLMKFWMLILATTLPLPAGYFMPIFIYGAAIGRLMGEVVALLFPRGLHSEGPPRPIIPAGYALAGAAAFAGSVTHAVSTALLVCEATGHLGHVLPTVLAVLVANAISQKNQPSFYDAGIIVKKLPYLPPIRSRHIASYRVAVEEFMERQVVALAKGDGFQEVLVALDASADTEYPVVESTGSPTLVGTVSRSQLVTFLQSHEHPQAPQGEKLATVGTLGDDCAIEPIMLQFSPWTSLHQAYHLFQLLKLQRVFVTRSGELVGAVSRAELRRAIEELANPK; encoded by the exons ATGGAGCGACCCCTCcccgggggggcgcggggggagaaggaagagaaggaggaggagagggtgCTGGTGTCGGAGCACAGCTGGAGACCCTGCCCCACCGCCCGGAGAAGGCTCCGAG GGTGCTTGGAGTGGGTGAAGCGGCAGCTTTTCCGCGTCGGGGAGGATTGGTACTTCCTCTTCATCCTGGGGGTCCTCATGGCCACCATCAGCTTCACCATGGACATCATCGTCGCCAGGCTCTACGCGG CCCACACGTGGCTGTACCGAGagattggggacatcggggtgcTCAAGTACCTCTCGTGGACCCTGTACCCCACGGCCCTGGCCGCCTTCTCCACCGGTTTCTCCCAGAGCATCACCCCGCACTCCGGAG gctcCGGCATCCCAGAGCTGAAGACCATCCTGATGGGCGTGGTACTGGAGGACTACCTGGCCATCCAGAACTTCGGAGCCAAGGTGGTGGGGCTGACCTGCACCCTGGTGTGCGGCAGCACCCTTTTCCTTGGGAAAGTG GGTCCCTATGTCCACCTCTCCGCCATGGCCGCAGCATATCTGGGGAAGATGAGGACCACGGTCACGAGGGAGTATGAG AACAAGTTCAAGCAGCACGAGATGCTGGTGGCAGCACAAGCCGTCGGGGTGGCCACAGTCTTCGGGGCGCCCATCAGCG GGGTGCTTTTCAGCATCGAGGTGATGTCCCCCCACTTTGCCGTGCGGGATTACTGGCGTGGCTTTTTCGCCGCCACCTGTGGCGCCTTCATGTTTCGGCTCCTGGCCGTGTTCAACAGCGAGCAAG aAACCATTGCCGCTGTTTTTAAGAGTGACCTCCAGATTGATTTTCCCTTCGACCTCCTggagacctttttttttgtgattttggg GACCATCTGCGGGATCGTGGCCTGTGCTTATCTCTTCTGCCAGCGCTGGACGATGGTGGCCGTCAAGAAGAACTGGCTGACGGCCAAGCTCTTGGCCACCGA CAAACCCGTGTACacagtgctggtggtgctgctgctcgCCTCCATCACCTTCCCACCCGGCCTGGGGCAGTTCATGGCCTCCAGG CTCACCATGAAGGAATATCTCACCTCCCTCTTCGACAGCCGCACGTGGGGCACGCTGGCCCCCAATGCCTCGGGGATGGCCAAGcctggggggctctggcagGAGTGGGACCATCCCTCTGCCACCATCTACGGCACCTTGACCTTCTTCCTGCTCATGAAG TTCTGGATGCTGATCCTGGCCACCACCCTGCCCCTGCCAGCCGGGTACTTCATGCCCATCTTCATCTATG GAGCGGCCATCGGGCGCTTGATGGGGGAGGTGGTGGCCCTGCTCTTCCCACGGGGGCTCCATTCGGAAGGACCCCCACGGCCCATCATTCCTGCTGGCTACGCCCTGGCCG GCGCAGCCGCCTTCGCGGGCTCGGTGACCCACGCCGTGTCCACGGCCCTGCTGGTGTGCGAGGCCACCGGGCACCTGGGCCACGTCCTGCCCACCGTGCTGGCCGTGCTGGTGGCCAACGCCATCAGCCAGAAGAACCAACCGTCCTTCTACGACGCCGGCATCATTGTCAAGAAGCTGCCCTACCTGCCCCCCATCCGCAGCCGGCACATTGC CTCCTACCGAGTGGCGGTGGAGGAGTTCATGGAGCGCCAGGTGGTGGCCTTGGCCAAGGGGGACGGTTTCCAGGAGGTGCTGGTGGCCTTGGATGCCTCTGCTGACACCGAGTACCCCGTGGTGGAGAGCACAG GGTCCCCCACGCTGGTGGGCACCGTCAGCAGGTCCCAGCTGGTCACCTTCCTCCAGAGCCACGAGCACCCTCAGGCCCCCCAAGGGGAGAAG CTGGCCACCGTGGGGACGCTCGGGGACGACTGTGCCATCGAGCCCATCATGCTCCAGTTCTCCCCGTGGACCTCCCTGCACcag GCCTATCAcctcttccagctgctgaagctgcAGCGAGTCTTTGTCACCCGCTCTGGGGAGCTGGTGGGAGCCGTGAGCAGGGCGgag CTGCGGAGAGCGATCGAGGAACTCGCCAACCCCAAGTGA
- the CLCNKA gene encoding chloride channel protein ClC-Ka isoform X2, which yields MERPLPGGARGEKEEKEEERVLVSEHSWRPCPTARRRLRGCLEWVKRQLFRVGEDWYFLFILGVLMATISFTMDIIVARLYAAHTWLYREIGDIGVLKYLSWTLYPTALAAFSTGFSQSITPHSGGSGIPELKTILMGVVLEDYLAIQNFGAKVVGLTCTLVCGSTLFLGKVGPYVHLSAMAAAYLGKMRTTVTREYENKFKQHEMLVAAQAVGVATVFGAPISGVLFSIEVMSPHFAVRDYWRGFFAATCGAFMFRLLAVFNSEQETIAAVFKSDLQIDFPFDLLETFFFVILGTICGIVACAYLFCQRWTMVAVKKNWLTAKLLATDRTWGTLAPNASGMAKPGGLWQEWDHPSATIYGTLTFFLLMKFWMLILATTLPLPAGYFMPIFIYGAAIGRLMGEVVALLFPRGLHSEGPPRPIIPAGYALAGAAAFAGSVTHAVSTALLVCEATGHLGHVLPTVLAVLVANAISQKNQPSFYDAGIIVKKLPYLPPIRSRHIASYRVAVEEFMERQVVALAKGDGFQEVLVALDASADTEYPVVESTGSPTLVGTVSRSQLVTFLQSHEHPQAPQGEKLATVGTLGDDCAIEPIMLQFSPWTSLHQAYHLFQLLKLQRVFVTRSGELVGAVSRAELRRAIEELANPK from the exons ATGGAGCGACCCCTCcccgggggggcgcggggggagaaggaagagaaggaggaggagagggtgCTGGTGTCGGAGCACAGCTGGAGACCCTGCCCCACCGCCCGGAGAAGGCTCCGAG GGTGCTTGGAGTGGGTGAAGCGGCAGCTTTTCCGCGTCGGGGAGGATTGGTACTTCCTCTTCATCCTGGGGGTCCTCATGGCCACCATCAGCTTCACCATGGACATCATCGTCGCCAGGCTCTACGCGG CCCACACGTGGCTGTACCGAGagattggggacatcggggtgcTCAAGTACCTCTCGTGGACCCTGTACCCCACGGCCCTGGCCGCCTTCTCCACCGGTTTCTCCCAGAGCATCACCCCGCACTCCGGAG gctcCGGCATCCCAGAGCTGAAGACCATCCTGATGGGCGTGGTACTGGAGGACTACCTGGCCATCCAGAACTTCGGAGCCAAGGTGGTGGGGCTGACCTGCACCCTGGTGTGCGGCAGCACCCTTTTCCTTGGGAAAGTG GGTCCCTATGTCCACCTCTCCGCCATGGCCGCAGCATATCTGGGGAAGATGAGGACCACGGTCACGAGGGAGTATGAG AACAAGTTCAAGCAGCACGAGATGCTGGTGGCAGCACAAGCCGTCGGGGTGGCCACAGTCTTCGGGGCGCCCATCAGCG GGGTGCTTTTCAGCATCGAGGTGATGTCCCCCCACTTTGCCGTGCGGGATTACTGGCGTGGCTTTTTCGCCGCCACCTGTGGCGCCTTCATGTTTCGGCTCCTGGCCGTGTTCAACAGCGAGCAAG aAACCATTGCCGCTGTTTTTAAGAGTGACCTCCAGATTGATTTTCCCTTCGACCTCCTggagacctttttttttgtgattttggg GACCATCTGCGGGATCGTGGCCTGTGCTTATCTCTTCTGCCAGCGCTGGACGATGGTGGCCGTCAAGAAGAACTGGCTGACGGCCAAGCTCTTGGCCACCGA CCGCACGTGGGGCACGCTGGCCCCCAATGCCTCGGGGATGGCCAAGcctggggggctctggcagGAGTGGGACCATCCCTCTGCCACCATCTACGGCACCTTGACCTTCTTCCTGCTCATGAAG TTCTGGATGCTGATCCTGGCCACCACCCTGCCCCTGCCAGCCGGGTACTTCATGCCCATCTTCATCTATG GAGCGGCCATCGGGCGCTTGATGGGGGAGGTGGTGGCCCTGCTCTTCCCACGGGGGCTCCATTCGGAAGGACCCCCACGGCCCATCATTCCTGCTGGCTACGCCCTGGCCG GCGCAGCCGCCTTCGCGGGCTCGGTGACCCACGCCGTGTCCACGGCCCTGCTGGTGTGCGAGGCCACCGGGCACCTGGGCCACGTCCTGCCCACCGTGCTGGCCGTGCTGGTGGCCAACGCCATCAGCCAGAAGAACCAACCGTCCTTCTACGACGCCGGCATCATTGTCAAGAAGCTGCCCTACCTGCCCCCCATCCGCAGCCGGCACATTGC CTCCTACCGAGTGGCGGTGGAGGAGTTCATGGAGCGCCAGGTGGTGGCCTTGGCCAAGGGGGACGGTTTCCAGGAGGTGCTGGTGGCCTTGGATGCCTCTGCTGACACCGAGTACCCCGTGGTGGAGAGCACAG GGTCCCCCACGCTGGTGGGCACCGTCAGCAGGTCCCAGCTGGTCACCTTCCTCCAGAGCCACGAGCACCCTCAGGCCCCCCAAGGGGAGAAG CTGGCCACCGTGGGGACGCTCGGGGACGACTGTGCCATCGAGCCCATCATGCTCCAGTTCTCCCCGTGGACCTCCCTGCACcag GCCTATCAcctcttccagctgctgaagctgcAGCGAGTCTTTGTCACCCGCTCTGGGGAGCTGGTGGGAGCCGTGAGCAGGGCGgag CTGCGGAGAGCGATCGAGGAACTCGCCAACCCCAAGTGA
- the EPHA2 gene encoding LOW QUALITY PROTEIN: ephrin type-A receptor 2 (The sequence of the model RefSeq protein was modified relative to this genomic sequence to represent the inferred CDS: inserted 1 base in 1 codon; deleted 2 bases in 1 codon): MNEQERARGRAPHPPHTPRGRRSWGAPGPPKXRPAMAGTPPGLTLLLLLLAALSPLAAEEVVLLDFAKAHGELGWLTHPYGKGWDQLQNVLNDSLIYMYSVCNVLEGEQENWLRTNWIYRGVAQRIFIELQFTVRDCNSFPTAGGGSCKETFNLYYAESDVDYGTNFQKRQFRKIDTIAPDEITVQEDFATRNVKLNVEVRSVGPLRRKGFYLAFQDLGACVALLSVRVYYKRCPAVVRGMAQFPETVAGADSQTLAEVRGLCVAEAVAEQAPALHCNADGEWLVPIGECLCRAGFQSLGDSCQACPPGTFKAAVSSGDCQPCPPHTLPAPAAAATCPCEDGFFRAPEDPPEHPCTRPPSPPQAVTAVGLGAAVQLRWAPPADPGGREDVTYSVTCEQCWPESGECRPCDGGVRFSQPPRGLTGTGVTVTDLEPHVNYTFTVEARNGVSPYSQQRSVASATISVNQTEPPRVTSVSLDGRTATSLVLSWTVPLRQQSRVWKYEVTYSKKVDENSYSVLRCEGTSVTLPKLSPGTAYVVRVQALTADGQGAFSPQHEFETLPEGSEATASAAVITGSVAGVVFVILLLAVLLYILRRRRRSRPRQSAEDVYFSKSDQLKPLKTYVDPHTYEDPNQAMLKFTTEIPPSFITRQKVIGAGEFGEVYKGTLKRGRKEVPVAIKTLKVGYTEKQRVDFLSEATIMGQFCHHNIIRLEGVVSKYKPFMIITEYMENGALDKFLREKEGEFGIIQLVGMLRGIAAGMKYLANMNYVHRDLAARNILVNSNLVCKVSDFGLSRVLEDDPEATYTTSGGKIPIRWTAPEAISYRKFTSASDVWSYGIVMWEVMSYGERPYWELSNHEVMKAINEGFRLPAPLDCPSAIYQLMMQCWQQERCRRPKFADIVSILDKLIRAPDSLKALADFDPRVSIRLPSTSGSEGVPFRSVPEWLESIRMPQYTETFMASGYSTIEKVLQMTSEDIKRIGVRLPGHQKRIAYSLLGLQEQAGAGGAPG; encoded by the exons ATGAATGAACAGGAGCGGgcgcgcggc cgcgccccaCACCCCCCGCACACCCCGCGGGGCCGCCGCTCGTGGGGCgcgccgggacccccca tccgccccgCCATGGCGGGCACCCCGCCCGGcctcaccctcctcctcctcctcctcgccgcCCTCAGCCCCCTGGCCGCCGAGGAAG TGGTGCTGCTGGACTTCGCCAAGGCACAcggggagctgggctggctcaCCCATCCCTACGGAAAAGGG TGGGACCAGCTGCAGAACGTCCTCAACGACTCCCTGATCTACATGTACTCGGTGTGCAACGTCCTGGAGGGCGAGCAGGAGAACTGGCTCCGCACCAACTGGATCTACCGCGGCGTGGCCCAGCGCATCTTCATCGAGCTGCAGTTCACCGTGCGCGACTGCAACAGCTTCCCCACGGCCGGCGGCGGCTCCTGCAAGGAGACCTTCAACCTCTACTACGCCGAGTCCGACGTGGATTACGGCACCAACTTCCAGAAGCGGCAGTTCAGGAAGATCGACACCATCGCTCCGGACGAGATCACCGTCCAGGAGGACTTCGCCACCCGCAACGTGAAGCTCAACGTGGAGGTGCGGTCGGTGGGGCCGCTCCGGAGGAAGGGTTTCTACctggccttccaggacctgggCGCCTGCGTGGCGCTGCTCTCCGTGCGCGTCTACTACAAGCGGTGCCCGGCCGTGGTCCGGGGAATGGCGCAGTTCCCGGAGACCGTGGCCGGGGCGGACTCGCAGACCTTGGCCGAGGTGCGGGGCTTGTGCGTGGCCGAGGCGGTGGCCGAGCAGGCGCCGGCCCTGCACTGCAACGCCGACGGAGAGTGGCTCGTGCCCATCGGGGAGTGCCTGTGCCGGGCCGGCTTCCAGAGCCTGGGAGACTCCTGCCAAG CTTGTCCCCCTGGCACCTTCAAGGCTGCGGTGTCCTCAGGGGactgccagccctgtcccccccacACCCTGCCCGCcccagccgccgccgccacctGCCCGTGTGAGGACGGATTTTTCCGGGCCCCCGAAGACCCCCCGGAGCATCCCTGCACCC GGCCCCCTTCGCCCCCCCAGGCCGTCACGGCCGTGGGGTTGGGGGCCGCGGTGCAGCTGCGCTGGGCCCCCCCCGCCGACCCCGGTGGCCGCGAGGACGTCACCTACAGCGTCACCTGCGAGCAGTGCTGGCCCGAGAGCGGCGAGTGCCGGCCCTGCGACGGGGGGGTCCGGTTCTCGCAGCCCCCCCGGGGGCTCACGGGGACGGGGGTCACTGTCACCGACCTGGAGCCGCACGTCAACTACACCTTCACCGTGGAGGCCCGGAACGGGGTGTCCCCCTACAGCCAGCAGCGCAGCGTGGCCAGCGCCACCATCAGCGTCAACCAGACGG AGCCCCCCCGGGTGACATCGGTGAGCCTGGACGGACGGACGGCCACCAGCCTGGTCCTGTCCTGGACGGTGCCACTGCGGCAGCAGAGTCGGGTCTGGAAGTACGAGGTCACCTACAGCAAGAAG GTGGATGAGAACAGCTACTCGGTGCTGCGCTGCGAGGGCACCTCTGTCACCCTGCCCAAGCTGTCCCCAGGCACTGCCTACGTGGTTCGGGTCCAGGCTCTCACCGCCGACGGCCAGGGGGCCTTCAGCCCCCAGCACGAGTTCGAGACCCTGCCCGAAG GTTCCGAGGCCACGGCATCGGCCGCCGTCATCACCGGCAGCGTTGCCGGCGTCGTCTTTGTCATCCTGCTCTTGGCCGTTCTCCTCTACATCCTCCGGCG GAGGAGGAGGTCACGGCCACGCCAATCCGCCGAGGACGTCTACTTCTCCAAGTCAG ACCAGCTGAAGCCCCTCAAGACCTACGTTGACCCCCACACGTACGAAGACCCCAACCAAGCCATGCTCAAGTTCACCACCGAGATCCCTCCGTCCTTCATCACCCGCCAGAAGGTCATCGGCGCCG gtgaatttggggaggtgtaCAAGGGCACCCTGAAGCGCGGCAGGAAGGAGGTGCCGGTGGCCATCAAGACGTTGAAGGTGGGGTACACGGAGAAGCAGCGCGTGGACTTCCTGAGCGAGGCCACCATCATGGGACAGTTCTGCCACCACAACATCATCCGCCTCGAGGGCGTCGTCTCCAAGT aCAAGCCCTTCATGATCATCACGGAGTACATGGAGAACGGGGCGCTGGATAAATTCCTGCGG gaaaaagagGGCGAATTTGGCATCATCCAGCTGGTGGGGATGTTGAGGGGCATCGCCGCCGGCATGAAGTACTTGGCCAACATGAATTATGTCCATCGGGACCTGGCCGCCAGGAACATCCTGGTGAACAGCAACCTGGTGTGCAAAGTGTCCGATTTCGGGCTCTCGAGGGTGCTGGAAGATGACCCTGAAGCCACCTACACCACCAGC GGTGGGAAGATCCCGATCCGTTGGACAGCACCCGAAGCCATCTCCTACCGCAAGTTCACCTCCGCCAGCGACGTCTGGAGCTACGGCATCGTCATGTGGGAGGTGATGTCCTACGGCGAGCGGCCCTACTGGGAGCTCTCCAACCACGAG GTGATGAAGGCCATCAACGAGGGCTTCCGCCTCCCGGCGCCACTGGACTGTCCCTCGGCCATCTACCAGCTGATGatgcagtgctggcagcaggagcgcTGCCGGCGCCCCAAATTCGCCGACATCGTCAGCATCCTCGACAAACTCATCCGCGCCCCCGACTCCCTCAAGGCGCTGGCGGATTTCGACCCCCG GGTGTCCATCCGCCTGCCCAGCACCAGCGGCTCCGAGGGCGTCCCGTTCCGCTCCGTCCCGGAGTGGCTGGAGTCCATCCGGATGCCCCAGTACACCGAGACCTTCATGGCCTCGGGCTACAGCACCATCGAGAAGGTCCTGCAGATGACCAGCGA ggaCATCAAGCGGATCGGGGTGCGGCTGCCGGGGCACCAGAAGCGCATCGCCTACagcctgctggggctgcaggagcaggcgggggccgggggggccccgggctga
- the CPLANE2 gene encoding ciliogenesis and planar polarity effector 2 isoform X1 yields the protein MVASGNPWEGGGTPQRDPREGFGTPEASEGSHGRMQGLHGEGTDPMEGGQTPPKTGVGDPIGGSGDPVGGCWASGGCFRDPMEGWGQKGTPQLRGAVVPWGKGGLFPSPGPGAMAEQDRELEPGWLLSPAGRPYLDSILHKNQRRAFGIEATTLFWPAKPRASGRPVLFQLHLWDCGDGALRKFEHLLPACKEEADAALFLFSFTDRASFEELPALMGRVLGPGDRGLVRVVVGTKFDLAPHAAVTEGDVRAFEGTWGLRVLRAGGAPGAGGARAGLARVAPVLDALVEGLWRRDQVTAGITPGDEGDPPI from the exons ATGGTGGCGTCAGGAAACCCATGGGAGGGTGGTGGGACCCCACAGAGGGACCCCAGAGAGGGCTTTGGGACCCCAGAGGCGAGTGAGGGATCCCATGGGAGGATGCAGGGACTCCATGGGGAGGGCACGGACCCCATGGAAGGGGGTCAGACACCCCCAAAGACGGGAGTCGGGGACCCCATCGGTGGTTCTGGGGACCCCGTGGGAGGATGCTGGGCCTCAGGGGGATGTTTCAGGGACCCCATGGAGGGGTGGGGTCAGAAGGGGACCCCACAGCTGCGGGGTGCAGTGGTCCCatgggggaagggggggctCTTCCCGTCCCCAGGGCCGGGGGCCATGGCAGAGCAGGACCGGGAGCTGGAGCCGGGCTGGCTCCTGTCCCCCGCCGGCCGCCCCTACCTGGACTCCATCCTCCACAAGAACCAGCGGAGAGCGTTCG GGATCGAGGCCACCACGCTGTTCTGGCCGGCCAAGCCCCGCGCCAGCGGCCGCCCCGTCCTGTTCCAGCTGCACCTCTGGGACTGCGGCGACGGAGCGCTCAGGAAGTTCGAGCATCTGCTGCCC GCCTGCAAGGAGGAGGCGGACGCCGCCCTGTTCCTGTTCTCCTTCACGGACCGCGCGTCCTTCGAGGAGCTGCCGGCGCTCATGGGCCGCGTGCTGGGCCCCGGGGACCGCGGCCTCGTCAGGGTGGTCGTGGGCACCAA atTCGACCTGGCCCCACACGCGGCCGTGACAGAGGGGGACGTGAGGGCCTTCGAGGGGACGTGGGGGCTGCGGGTGCtgcgggcggggggagccccgggggccggcggggcccggGCGGGGCTGGCCCGGGTCGCCCCTGTCCTGGACGCGCTGGTCGAGGGGCTCTGGCGGCGCGACCAAGTGACCGCCGGCATCACCCCGGGGGACGAGGGGGACCCCCCGATCTGA
- the CPLANE2 gene encoding ciliogenesis and planar polarity effector 2 isoform X2, producing MAEQDRELEPGWLLSPAGRPYLDSILHKNQRRAFGLLERPALPPALAVPTVTYKLFLAGRSGVGKTALVAWLGGTPAPPAHHETLGIEATTLFWPAKPRASGRPVLFQLHLWDCGDGALRKFEHLLPACKEEADAALFLFSFTDRASFEELPALMGRVLGPGDRGLVRVVVGTKFDLAPHAAVTEGDVRAFEGTWGLRVLRAGGAPGAGGARAGLARVAPVLDALVEGLWRRDQVTAGITPGDEGDPPI from the exons ATGGCAGAGCAGGACCGGGAGCTGGAGCCGGGCTGGCTCCTGTCCCCCGCCGGCCGCCCCTACCTGGACTCCATCCTCCACAAGAACCAGCGGAGAGCGTTCG gtcTGCTGgagcgcccggcgctgccgcccgcCCTGGCCGTGCCCACGGTCACCTACAAGCTCTTCCTGGCGGGACGGAGCGGCGTGGGGAAGACGGCGCTGGTGGCCTGGCTGGGGGGgacccccgcgccccccgcccacCACGAGACCCTGG GGATCGAGGCCACCACGCTGTTCTGGCCGGCCAAGCCCCGCGCCAGCGGCCGCCCCGTCCTGTTCCAGCTGCACCTCTGGGACTGCGGCGACGGAGCGCTCAGGAAGTTCGAGCATCTGCTGCCC GCCTGCAAGGAGGAGGCGGACGCCGCCCTGTTCCTGTTCTCCTTCACGGACCGCGCGTCCTTCGAGGAGCTGCCGGCGCTCATGGGCCGCGTGCTGGGCCCCGGGGACCGCGGCCTCGTCAGGGTGGTCGTGGGCACCAA atTCGACCTGGCCCCACACGCGGCCGTGACAGAGGGGGACGTGAGGGCCTTCGAGGGGACGTGGGGGCTGCGGGTGCtgcgggcggggggagccccgggggccggcggggcccggGCGGGGCTGGCCCGGGTCGCCCCTGTCCTGGACGCGCTGGTCGAGGGGCTCTGGCGGCGCGACCAAGTGACCGCCGGCATCACCCCGGGGGACGAGGGGGACCCCCCGATCTGA